Proteins co-encoded in one Bradyrhizobium sp. 170 genomic window:
- a CDS encoding histidine phosphotransferase family protein → MSGTSSPGPAPDALELAALLCSRVCHDLISPVGAIVNGLEVLDDNPKPEDRDFALDLIRKSAKTASARLQFCRLAFGAAGSAGAQIDLGDAQTMARGHIEDGKITITWNLPRLLLPKNRVKLLLNMLIIAQQTIPRGGTLTIDPIGDGETMSFRVTSAGLNARLPQNIADLLSVNSTASVDAHAVQPYYTRLLAQACGLSVTLAPDGEKVVVTAA, encoded by the coding sequence ATGTCTGGCACTTCGTCTCCCGGTCCGGCTCCCGATGCCCTCGAACTCGCGGCGCTGTTGTGTTCGCGAGTCTGTCACGATCTCATCAGCCCGGTTGGCGCCATCGTCAATGGGCTTGAGGTGCTTGACGACAACCCGAAGCCCGAAGACCGCGATTTCGCGCTCGATCTGATCCGCAAGAGCGCCAAGACCGCCTCCGCACGATTGCAGTTCTGCCGCCTGGCGTTTGGCGCGGCGGGATCGGCGGGCGCGCAGATCGATCTCGGCGATGCCCAGACCATGGCGCGCGGCCACATCGAGGACGGCAAGATCACCATCACCTGGAATCTGCCGCGGCTGTTGCTGCCGAAGAACCGCGTCAAGCTGCTGTTGAACATGCTGATCATTGCGCAGCAGACGATCCCGCGCGGCGGTACGTTGACGATCGATCCGATCGGTGACGGCGAGACGATGAGTTTTCGCGTGACGTCGGCCGGCCTGAACGCCCGCCTGCCGCAGAACATCGCCGATCTCCTGAGCGTGAATTCGACGGCGTCCGTCGATGCGCACGCGGTGCAGCCTTACTATACGCGGCTGTTGGCGCAGGCCTGCGGGCTGAGCGTGACGCTTGCGCCCGATGGCGAAAAGGTGGTCGTTACCGCGGCCTGA
- a CDS encoding hybrid sensor histidine kinase/response regulator: MDDLLREFLTETSESLDTVDNQLVRFEQDPSDAKILDNIFRLVHTIKGTCGFLGLPRLEALAHAGETLMGKFRDGMPVKAEAVTLILSSIDRIKEILAGLEATETEPEGTDEDLIEKLHAMAEGGHHAEAAAEPAPVPVVAAPPVQPAVTSGTLIEQVLERPLRPGEVSLDDLERAFRETATEVAPAPKPAAKPAAPEAAPEPQVAKEVKAKPAKRAAVADTDVQEADKIANQSIRVNVDTLEHLMTMVSELVLTRNQLLEISRRNEDTEFKVPLQRLSNVTAELQEGVMKTRMQPIGNAWQKLPRIVRDLSGELGKQIELEMHGADTELDRQVLDLIKDPLTHMVRNSADHGLETPAERLASGKGEQGTIRLSAYHEGGHIIICIADNGRGLNTERIKAKAVSNGLVTEAELEKMTEAQIHKFIFAPGFSTAATVTSVSGRGVGMDVVRTNIDQIGGTIDIKSVAGEGSSVTIKIPLTLAIVSALIVEAAGDRFAIPQLSVVELVRARANSEHRIERIKDTAVLRLRNKLLPLMHLKKLLKIDDGSSSDPENGFIVVTQVGSQTFGIVVDGVFHTEEIVVKPMSTKLRHIDMFSGNTILGDGAVIMIIDPNGIAKALGASGSSAHEMADEASAAHAIGGEQLTSLLVFRAGSSQPKAVPLGLVTRLEEIATDKIELSNGRYMVQYREQLMPLVQMNGVTVQTTGSQPILVFADDGRSMGLVVDEIIDIVEERLHIEVAGQQEGILGSAVIKGQATEVIDVGHFLPMAFADWFSRKEMRASSTAQSVLLVDDSAFFRNMLAPVLKAAGYKVRVAVNAQEGLSALRSGLTFDVVLTDIEMPDMNGFEFAETIRADNNLSTMPIIALSSLVSPAAIERGRQAGFHDYVAKFDRPGLIAALKEQTAETSRAA, translated from the coding sequence ATGGATGATTTGTTGCGGGAGTTTTTGACCGAAACCAGCGAGAGCCTGGATACGGTCGACAATCAGTTGGTGCGGTTCGAGCAGGACCCGAGCGACGCGAAGATCCTGGATAACATCTTCCGGCTGGTCCACACCATCAAGGGCACCTGCGGCTTCTTAGGTCTGCCGCGGCTGGAAGCGCTGGCCCATGCCGGCGAGACGCTGATGGGCAAATTCCGCGACGGCATGCCGGTCAAGGCCGAGGCCGTGACGCTGATCCTGAGCAGCATCGACCGCATCAAGGAAATTCTCGCCGGCCTTGAGGCCACCGAAACCGAGCCCGAGGGCACCGACGAAGATCTGATCGAGAAGCTGCACGCGATGGCCGAGGGCGGCCACCATGCGGAAGCTGCGGCTGAGCCCGCGCCAGTCCCCGTCGTTGCCGCACCGCCCGTTCAGCCGGCGGTGACATCAGGCACGTTGATCGAGCAGGTGCTGGAACGCCCCTTGCGTCCCGGCGAAGTCTCGCTCGACGACCTCGAGCGCGCCTTCCGCGAGACCGCGACCGAAGTCGCGCCCGCGCCGAAGCCCGCCGCCAAGCCGGCCGCGCCGGAAGCCGCCCCCGAGCCGCAGGTTGCAAAGGAAGTAAAGGCAAAACCTGCCAAGCGCGCCGCTGTCGCCGACACCGACGTCCAGGAAGCCGACAAGATCGCCAACCAGTCGATCCGCGTCAACGTCGACACGCTCGAACATCTGATGACCATGGTCTCCGAGCTGGTGTTGACCCGCAACCAGCTTTTGGAAATCTCCCGCCGCAACGAGGACACCGAGTTCAAGGTGCCGCTGCAGCGTTTGTCGAACGTCACCGCCGAACTGCAGGAAGGCGTCATGAAGACGCGGATGCAGCCGATCGGCAATGCCTGGCAGAAGCTGCCGCGGATCGTCCGCGACCTCTCCGGCGAACTCGGCAAGCAGATCGAGCTCGAGATGCACGGCGCCGACACCGAACTCGACCGCCAGGTGCTCGACCTGATCAAGGATCCGTTGACGCACATGGTGCGCAACTCCGCCGACCACGGCCTGGAGACCCCGGCCGAGCGGCTGGCTTCAGGCAAGGGCGAGCAGGGCACCATCCGCCTCTCGGCCTATCACGAGGGCGGCCACATCATCATCTGCATCGCCGACAATGGCCGCGGGCTCAACACCGAGCGGATCAAGGCCAAGGCAGTCTCCAACGGTCTCGTCACCGAGGCCGAACTGGAGAAGATGACCGAAGCCCAGATCCACAAGTTCATCTTCGCGCCGGGCTTCTCGACCGCGGCCACCGTCACCTCGGTCTCCGGCCGCGGCGTCGGCATGGACGTGGTGCGCACCAATATCGACCAGATCGGCGGCACCATCGACATCAAGTCGGTAGCCGGTGAGGGCTCTTCTGTCACCATCAAGATCCCGCTGACGCTTGCCATCGTCTCGGCCCTGATCGTGGAGGCCGCCGGCGACCGCTTTGCCATCCCGCAACTGTCCGTGGTCGAGCTGGTCCGCGCCCGCGCCAACTCCGAACACCGCATCGAGCGCATCAAGGACACCGCTGTCCTCAGGTTGCGCAACAAGCTGTTGCCGCTGATGCACCTGAAGAAGCTATTGAAGATCGACGACGGCTCTTCCTCCGATCCCGAGAACGGCTTCATCGTGGTGACGCAGGTCGGCAGCCAGACCTTTGGCATCGTGGTCGACGGCGTGTTCCACACCGAAGAAATCGTGGTCAAGCCGATGTCCACAAAACTGCGGCACATCGACATGTTCTCCGGCAACACCATTCTCGGCGATGGCGCCGTGATCATGATCATCGACCCCAACGGCATTGCCAAGGCGCTCGGCGCCTCCGGCTCCTCGGCCCATGAGATGGCCGACGAGGCGTCGGCCGCGCATGCGATCGGCGGAGAACAGCTTACCTCGCTTTTGGTGTTCCGCGCCGGATCGAGCCAGCCCAAGGCGGTCCCGCTCGGCCTCGTCACCCGGCTGGAGGAGATCGCCACCGACAAGATCGAGCTCAGTAACGGCCGCTACATGGTGCAGTACCGCGAGCAGCTGATGCCGCTGGTGCAGATGAATGGGGTCACCGTCCAGACCACGGGCTCGCAGCCGATCCTGGTGTTCGCCGACGACGGCCGCTCGATGGGGCTCGTGGTCGACGAGATCATCGACATCGTCGAGGAGCGGCTGCACATCGAGGTCGCCGGCCAGCAGGAGGGCATTCTCGGTTCCGCCGTGATCAAGGGCCAGGCCACCGAAGTGATCGACGTCGGCCACTTCCTGCCGATGGCGTTTGCCGACTGGTTCTCGCGCAAGGAGATGCGGGCTTCATCAACGGCGCAATCGGTGCTGCTGGTCGACGACTCAGCGTTCTTCCGCAACATGCTGGCGCCGGTCTTGAAAGCCGCCGGCTACAAGGTGCGGGTCGCCGTCAACGCGCAGGAGGGGCTGTCCGCGCTGCGCTCGGGCCTCACCTTCGACGTGGTGCTGACCGACATCGAAATGCCGGACATGAACGGCTTCGAGTTCGCCGAAACCATCCGCGCCGACAACAATCTGAGCACGATGCCGATCATCGCTTTGTCCTCGCTGGTGTCGCCGGCGGCGATCGAGCGCGGGCGGCAGGCCGGCTTCCACGATTATGTCGCCAAGTTCGACCGTCCCGGCCTGATCGCGGCGCTGAAGGAACAGACCGCCGAGACCAGCAGAGCGGCATGA
- a CDS encoding chemotaxis protein CheW, producing MTTKTETIEGTVAEYVTAVIGGQLFGLPISRVQDVFMPERLTRVPLSSAEIAGVLNLRGRIVTVVDMRARLGLPKNDDGKPPMAVGVDLRGESYGLLIDQIGEVLKLRDDGREENPVNLDPRMAKLAGGVHRLDGQLMVVLDVDRVLEIVPDLMAA from the coding sequence ATGACAACCAAGACCGAGACCATCGAGGGCACTGTCGCCGAATACGTCACCGCCGTGATCGGCGGGCAATTGTTCGGCCTGCCGATCTCGCGGGTGCAGGACGTGTTCATGCCGGAACGGCTGACGCGGGTGCCGTTGTCGTCGGCCGAGATCGCCGGCGTGCTCAACCTGCGCGGCCGCATCGTCACCGTGGTCGACATGCGCGCCCGGCTCGGCCTGCCCAAGAACGACGACGGCAAGCCGCCGATGGCGGTCGGCGTCGATCTGCGCGGCGAGTCCTACGGCCTTCTGATCGATCAGATCGGCGAGGTCCTGAAACTCCGCGACGATGGCCGCGAGGAAAACCCCGTCAATCTCGATCCCCGCATGGCCAAGCTCGCCGGCGGCGTTCACCGTCTCGACGGCCAGCTCATGGTCGTCCTCGACGTCGATCGCGTTCTCGAAATCGTGCCGGACCTGATGGCGGCATGA
- a CDS encoding response regulator, which yields MKTCLVVDDSSVIRKVARRILEGLDFQIVEAEDGQKALEVCKRAMPEAVLLDWNMPVMDGYEFLGNLRRMPGGDAPKVVFCTTENDVAHIARALHAGANEYIMKPFDKDIVTAKFQEVGLL from the coding sequence ATGAAAACATGTCTGGTCGTCGATGACTCGAGCGTCATCCGAAAAGTCGCACGCCGCATCCTCGAAGGTCTCGACTTTCAGATCGTCGAAGCCGAGGACGGCCAAAAGGCGCTTGAAGTCTGCAAGCGCGCCATGCCCGAAGCGGTTCTGCTCGACTGGAACATGCCGGTCATGGACGGCTACGAATTCCTCGGCAATCTGCGCCGCATGCCCGGCGGCGACGCGCCCAAGGTGGTGTTCTGCACCACCGAAAATGACGTCGCACACATTGCGCGAGCGCTGCATGCCGGCGCCAATGAGTACATCATGAAGCCGTTCGACAAGGACATCGTCACCGCGAAGTTCCAGGAAGTCGGCCTGCTCTGA